A single genomic interval of Noviherbaspirillum saxi harbors:
- a CDS encoding TRAP transporter large permease translates to MRKEVWFGISIMAMVVIGLFVLMPAPSDMTNGHLGLLMLGLIVIAIMLGFPTAFTLMGMGVMFTWFAYRDVNPDIAVQQTLDLMVQRAYSVMANDVLISVPLFVFMGYLVERANLIDKLFRSLHLAMARVPGSLAVATIVTCAIFATATGIVGAVVTLMGLLAMPAMLKAGYSVKLAAGSITAGGCLGILIPPSVLLIVYGATAGVSVVKLYAGAFFPGIMLALLYVAYVIIVAKLKPDWAPPLAPADREVALPAYSRALMTGGGNHAIGGFVAALKGKRNAGVPAATLLSQLGIALLPALAFALIMGFTYQAVTKAAPESQDEVIEMGIGMGSDSSSSNEGGLAEPPVEGGLAEPPSEGGLTEPPREAPPAAQAAQPNASDTQAKPPATVEQPDTAAQSKPAPQGYWITFGLFLAAVLAFYVLLSYARFEIFKMLLASFFPLAILILAVLGAIVFGLATPTEAAAMGSMGGLVLAAAYRRLNRDVLKESVFLAAKTSAMVCWLFVGSSIFSAAFALLGGQEIINNWVLSMDLTPLQFMILAQVVIFLLGWPLEWTEIIVIFMPIFIPLLPHFNIDPLFFGLLVAMNLQTAFLSPPVAMSAFYLKGVSPPHVTLNQIFMGMLPFMGIQVIALVLLYMFPAIGLWLPELLYK, encoded by the coding sequence ATGAGGAAGGAAGTATGGTTCGGAATCTCCATCATGGCCATGGTCGTGATCGGCCTGTTCGTGCTGATGCCGGCGCCTTCGGACATGACCAACGGTCATCTCGGCTTGCTGATGCTGGGGCTCATCGTGATCGCCATCATGCTCGGCTTTCCCACCGCATTCACGCTCATGGGTATGGGCGTGATGTTTACCTGGTTCGCTTATCGCGATGTCAATCCGGATATAGCAGTGCAACAGACGCTGGACCTGATGGTGCAGCGTGCCTATTCGGTCATGGCCAATGATGTGCTCATATCAGTGCCGCTGTTTGTCTTCATGGGATATCTGGTCGAGCGCGCCAATCTGATCGACAAGCTGTTTCGCAGTCTGCATCTGGCAATGGCGCGCGTGCCGGGTTCGCTTGCGGTCGCGACCATCGTCACTTGCGCGATTTTTGCGACTGCAACCGGCATTGTCGGCGCTGTCGTGACGCTGATGGGTCTGCTTGCAATGCCCGCGATGCTGAAGGCCGGATATAGCGTGAAACTGGCTGCGGGCTCGATTACCGCCGGCGGCTGTCTTGGCATCCTTATCCCGCCTTCGGTCTTGCTCATCGTGTATGGAGCTACTGCTGGCGTGTCCGTGGTGAAGCTGTATGCGGGCGCTTTCTTCCCCGGCATCATGCTTGCGTTGTTGTACGTCGCCTATGTCATTATCGTGGCGAAACTCAAGCCCGATTGGGCGCCGCCTCTCGCTCCCGCAGACCGGGAAGTTGCATTGCCCGCATATTCCCGCGCACTCATGACTGGCGGCGGCAACCATGCAATCGGCGGATTCGTCGCGGCACTGAAGGGTAAACGCAACGCAGGCGTGCCTGCGGCGACGCTGCTGTCACAACTCGGCATTGCCTTGCTTCCTGCGCTGGCATTCGCACTGATCATGGGTTTCACTTACCAGGCCGTGACAAAGGCAGCGCCCGAATCCCAGGACGAGGTGATCGAAATGGGCATCGGCATGGGGTCCGATTCCTCATCGTCGAATGAAGGCGGCCTGGCTGAGCCACCTGTCGAGGGCGGACTCGCGGAACCGCCGAGCGAAGGGGGCTTGACCGAACCGCCGAGGGAAGCGCCCCCTGCTGCGCAGGCTGCACAACCAAATGCATCCGATACGCAGGCAAAACCACCGGCGACAGTTGAACAGCCTGATACCGCGGCGCAATCGAAACCCGCTCCACAGGGTTACTGGATCACCTTTGGCCTCTTCCTGGCGGCGGTACTGGCATTTTATGTACTCCTGAGCTATGCACGCTTTGAAATATTCAAGATGCTGCTGGCTTCTTTCTTCCCGCTGGCAATATTGATCCTTGCCGTACTTGGGGCGATTGTCTTTGGTCTTGCAACGCCTACCGAAGCCGCTGCCATGGGTTCCATGGGAGGCTTGGTGTTGGCAGCGGCATACCGAAGGCTTAATCGCGATGTATTGAAGGAATCGGTATTCCTAGCTGCCAAGACCAGTGCGATGGTGTGCTGGCTATTCGTCGGATCGAGTATTTTCTCTGCAGCGTTCGCGCTGCTGGGCGGTCAGGAAATCATCAACAATTGGGTCTTGTCGATGGATCTCACGCCGCTGCAGTTCATGATCCTTGCACAAGTGGTGATCTTCCTGCTCGGCTGGCCGCTCGAATGGACCGAGATCATCGTGATCTTCATGCCGATCTTTATTCCCTTGCTTCCGCACTTCAATATCGATCCGCTGTTCTTCGGCCTGCTGGTCGCGATGAATCTGCAAACCGCCTTCCTGTCGCCGCCGGTCGCCATGTCGGCCTTTTATCTGAAAGGGGTGTCGCCCCCGCATGTCACCTTGAACCAGATTTTCATGGGCATGTTGCCTTTCATGGGAATTCAGGTCATCGCATTGGTACTGCTGTACATGTTCCCGGCAATCGGATTGTGGTTGCCTGAACTGCTGTACAAATAG
- a CDS encoding DUF4394 domain-containing protein → MQHSPSSYNRQRSAASHLILFAAAAALTACATIEEPVGAMRKETVYAVTSSNQLISFNAGQPQKLLSRKPLNGLQNGETITGIDYRVVKGWLYALGSSVRLYRITPSSGAVQMIGSGPIAVSLTGTEFGVDFNPTVDRIRIVSNSGQNLRVHPDTGAVVDGDPNTPGVQLDGNLAYSGTDPNAGKKPAAVAAAYTYNKQDEKITTNFAIDAAQGMLVTQGTREGKGPAISPNTGQLLSVGPLGIGAFERASFDIADISGAAFTAITRSGEKSSSWYEIDLDSGKASMIGKIDSGEPVVGIAIEP, encoded by the coding sequence ATGCAACATTCCCCATCTTCGTACAACCGGCAGCGGTCCGCAGCGTCGCACCTTATCCTCTTTGCCGCCGCCGCCGCGCTGACGGCATGTGCAACGATTGAAGAACCGGTTGGCGCGATGCGCAAGGAAACCGTTTATGCGGTGACTTCGTCGAACCAGTTGATCAGCTTTAATGCCGGACAACCGCAAAAGCTGCTGTCGCGCAAACCGCTGAACGGCCTTCAAAACGGCGAAACCATCACCGGCATCGATTACCGGGTTGTCAAAGGCTGGCTGTATGCATTGGGCAGCAGCGTCCGCCTGTACCGCATCACTCCTTCCAGCGGTGCCGTCCAGATGATCGGTTCCGGACCGATTGCGGTAAGCCTGACGGGTACGGAATTCGGAGTTGACTTCAATCCTACCGTCGATCGCATACGCATCGTCAGCAACAGCGGTCAGAACCTGCGCGTACATCCCGACACCGGCGCTGTCGTCGATGGAGATCCGAATACGCCAGGTGTTCAGCTGGATGGCAACCTGGCATATTCCGGCACCGATCCGAATGCGGGCAAAAAGCCGGCAGCTGTCGCCGCAGCCTATACCTATAACAAGCAGGACGAGAAAATCACGACCAACTTCGCAATCGACGCGGCGCAAGGCATGCTCGTCACTCAGGGCACGCGTGAAGGCAAGGGCCCGGCGATTTCTCCCAACACCGGACAACTGCTGAGCGTCGGCCCGCTGGGTATCGGTGCATTCGAACGTGCGTCTTTCGACATTGCCGATATTTCCGGTGCTGCCTTCACCGCTATCACCAGGTCAGGGGAAAAGTCCTCGTCATGGTATGAAATCGATCTCGATAGCGGCAAGGCCAGCATGATCGGAAAAATCGACTCGGGCGAACCGGTGGTAGGCATAGCGATCGAGCCGTGA